The Vespula vulgaris chromosome 3, iyVesVulg1.1, whole genome shotgun sequence DNA window GAGACGCGCTCGGAAAATCGGCGAGAATGCCTGAGAATACGCGAtactctcttcgttcttccaCGATTAtttcctctatctttttctctctctctctctctctcttcctttctcatgCACACACGCACTCATGCACGCATATACACCCACCCCACGAGCTCTTCTTTTTAACACTCTTTTTGTCTCGTCCATAAagatcgattaaaacgatCGTACTAAATGAAACACGACGGTCGATCCTTTCGAGTTGTTGTTTTCGAAAATAAActcgattttcgatcgataaactcAATTGACGGGGGATTATCGATTGCGAACTACGAAAAACTCGTGATACACGACGAAGAATTTTTCGAGAAACCGCgagaaacgatttattttcatttttcatcgatcgatacgtacttatgaatgaaattatttcgatattatttcggACGGTTCTCGTTACgtataatatttctcatttctcATTAGTATAATATTCCGCGAAACTGTGTAATCtgaatttcattcgatagAGCTCTCCTCGATTTTGCGTATTTCGCTAAATATTTGCCGTTAATGAGTCGTCCGACCTACGACTATAAGGTTGAAACGTTCGTCTACGTTATagttatattcgatatatcgttcTATTCAAGTTTTAAGTATTACACGCACAggacttctctttctttcgttttttttttctacaagaGAAATCAATTAATCGATCCTCAACTattaatatacgaaaaaataaCGTCGAAGCGAGGCGAGcatccctccctcccaccctctctctctttctctctttctctctctctctctctttgtttctccgTCGTACAGGAGATTCAGGTGGATAGGGAGTAAAGACGAGAGTAGAAAAGGCCATCGAAGCGACCACCGACGTTAATACGTATACGTTcgctttattaaaataaactcGAAATGATCGACGGAAGGTTACTTTATTTAGCCGAGAGATCGAAACACCGTGTTATCTCGATTGTTACAACGGATTTACGAAACAGTGATATCCTTTTACAGAATACGCTATTAACCTAACGTAATCGTCAAAATTCGTTTCGTAGCACGTTCGAGTCGCGTTATCGCGATCTTTCCAAAATTCATCCGActcttctaattttctttttcatgataTCGCGGATCGgtaaagaaacagaaatatagACAACAGTCtgttgtctctttttttaaacattcgagcgaaaaggaagaaaagccGAAATAGAAAAGGCCGTCGGAGAAGCGACGACGCGCTCGCTCTACGcacgtattattaaaataaactttACGCGGTTCTTCGGTCCCGAAAAGGTGACGAGGTCTGTGCCAACCGAGATAGTTACGACGATTTTGCACGTCTCTTTTTACGATGCATGATCGTTTCGTAGGCGCAAAAAGAAGCATCGTCTTTGATAAAATCTTCGGGAGGGGAGGGGGTGACAAATGTCGTCCCTCGTCCCGATCCCTCGAAATGAATATTCGAACGATCCGGAGCAACGTGCGCGGGAGCGTGCGCCACTGACACAGCTGACTACCGATATCGGCCCACGCTCCTTGCATATCGTCCCACGAAGGCGAATATTAGATCACGAAAAATAAACAGCACCTTTCTTTATGCCGACCTTCGCCCGCGTGCTTAGGACATGATTTTACGCATAGCGAAATATCCGAAATCATTGTTTAGTCTGTTATTCGCCGGTTCTAAGAAAAATAcgctgcttttctttttctctccaagTTTCTAAAAAGCGATGGTACCGATTATGATTTTCGTTTCGCCCGTTATCTCTTTCCCATTTCTGCCGGTGAACGTAATTTGACTTTAAtaacgagaaggaagaagattgAAAACATTATTACAAAGTTTTGTTATAGGTATTATCAACGAAACGGATACGGTTACTATTTTGACTATAACGTTATTGAGAATATACACTTTATTCTTTTGCACGTAtcgatttgtatttttatattttagttttGTCGCTCATTGGTCGAATTGCTTCGTCCCGAGTTACGAGTAGTTCTTTGAAACGAGACGGTATTACGATATGCCACATGATTGAAATTCAACGACAAAATCAAGAGAGAATCAATTCGTGGACGGTATTACTTTCCGCGAAGCAGACTTTTGCTTTGCCCCTGCGAATGAAACCGCGTAGATACGGAACGCATAAATATGCTCGCAGTTTCGAGACTGGAGTACGTTCTATAACCCATCGCGAGTACCCCACGAGGATCGTTCCTCCCgttgaaattgaaaagatgTGTTTTGAGATAAAATCGGATCGGAGCTTCTTTCGAAAATGAGAACAAATAATAAGATCGAATTTTACGTAcctattaataaaaacgacGGCGCTATGGACGAGAATATTCTTTTCGAGAAATACGTCTTTAAATACGTCAGGATCGATCGTAAACTTATTTTCACGATTTTCACTGGCAACCCCGTTTGATAGCAACTCGTATCGTGTGCATCCGTCCGTCAGGTTTACcccgtgaaaaagaaaaatttcgctCGGTTGTGCAAGCGTCAAACGATTTCGCCATGgacaataatttttgttttctatttttctttttttttcttttttttgagaagCTGAGACcgaatcgtagaaaaaaaaaaataaacaccGTTCGATACTATCACTTCACATCACATGTTTAAGAAAGCATTTTGGACGCTTTAACGCTTTAACtcgtttcttattcttctctcgaacgaagaaaaatatccaagatagataggtagatgaACCGACAGTTcagacgtacgtacgtacgtacgtccacacatagatacgtacattGGGAACATCGATTGAAAGCCGAGGACGATCTCGAAGtcgagggaaagaagaaaaacgaaaagtatTTACAAACTGAAAAATACGCGTCCGGTCACGCGTGTTAGCACGCGTCATATCGTGGGAGGTAACACGCGCGTGTACTAGAGCGTCCTCGAGAACAATTCTCGCATACACTTCCGGGCGATCGATACGGCTCGGTTGAAGTAACACGTGCAGCGTGCACTGCTTTCACCACTTggccacttctctctctctctctctctctcacccttttGATTTCCTCTCGTTTCGCGAAACGagtacgaagaagaagaagaagaaggaaaagaagaagaagcagaggaagaagaagaaaaataagaagaagaaacacgaTTGACACGTGTCCCTATTTCGTCGAACACTTGTGTctcatggaaaagaaaaaagaaacagagagagagagagagagagagagagagagagagagagagagagagagagagagagagagagagagagagagagagagagagagagaaataggaggGGAGGAGCAGGGGAAGAAAGTATAGGTTCTTTCTCTCACGCATGCGAGAGAGCTTGCGCGTAAGCTCGCAAGCTTtcaatcgaagaagaagacattGCTTCTCGTACCGTCCGGTATCAAACAAGGATCTCGATCGTGCCCTTccgttttttcatttctttctttctctctcccttttctcttccttcatgattctctctctcctctacctctctctctctctcttcttcttcttctctagaTTTACTTATCAACGCACTCGCGAGTTTTCTGTCGATTTATCCTCACTTCTCGGTCAGTCGGTCGGTCCACGTTCACGGCGTCTCGTTCATTCGATGCACGTTTattactctccctctctctctttccctccctccctctctttctctcgcgctcTTCGCTCTATCTCGctcgttctctccctctccgtctctctctttagctCCCTCTTGCTTGCGAGCAgagcgaagagagagaaagacagagatacgGTATCTATCCTacgtctctatctctatctgtttctttttttctattaatggTGCAACCGCGAGAATTCGCTCCCTTTCGCCGTTTCTCGAGACGCACCGTAGATACGGGAACGTGCGTCAGGGTGGTGGCATGATTGCGACTATCCACCTCGCCGTGGCACAACGTCGGCGCTGCCCTCGCCGCCGTTCGACGCCGTTCGACGCCGTTCGACGCCGTCGCGGCGCCCCAAtgcttctctatctctctttctcacactttACATAGGACACATGCGCTGTTCGATAACAACCAACCGTGCTTCTCCTCtacgcttcttctttttccttcttcttcttcttttttctcttcttcttcttcttcttcttcttcattttgcttttcgatatttcttttcaccCTTTCTGtcatcttttcatttccttgAATACGACTGATAtcgattaaatctttttatcttcgaatcTTCACGATcgcgtatctctctctctttgaatgaattttttcttttctcgttataattttctctttttattttttttcgaaatacaaAAGAATCGTTGCTCTCTATTTTCCTCTTATGTATGAAAGTAATGATTTTGAGACTTGAAAATTGCTGACAATTAATTCCATCGGCTAACGGTGAAGCGTTCAGCGCGACGCTGTTTACCAGAAAATCGAAGACAACGACTTCTGTAACGCGCTTCGTGAAATTCAATAGATTTCTACTGGCGACAAGGGAAACGGGTCACTCGTTGCTCCGGCGTCTGAAAGCAAACTCTCTTACGAAGTTCGACGATTTGTCCCAAAGCTAAGTCTTCTAAATTGCTCGAAATAAGGAAGGTAGGCTCTCGTTCATCGTTTCGATCGTGAACAATTTTTCGCGCTGAGAAACAACCAAAAACATGTcacaaaaattcattaaacaaatttactatatttttaatacgaatataCTGTACGAGAGAATATAGTtgtaaacttttttaatttattgaaaagtcatattttttaattttctaagtttTTATACGAcctaatttttgtaaatattttgaaacaaTATTTACCCGTATACTTTCCATTGATTTTACTGTCAGTCGATTAATCCTTGCGACTATTAAACAATCGtcgaatttatttgtttcttttatatgagaTGTCAGCACTAGTTGATTGTTAGTCGCGAATGATATCGACCACCGGACAAAGCGAGCTCTGTATAACCGTAGATAATTTCGGATGAAATTGTCAATCGTGAtagaatctttctttttaatttatattttcacctTTCTACCGAtacataattttcattttaattcaatattatttatttcattatattatttgattagaaaatttaacaCTTTGCAGTCGGTATGTACGACAATGTCTATCGATTTTCGAATACAAAACTTTACGAACAGAAGATCGTTGCATTTTCTTCTGAAGCAAAACGTCAGaaataatatgttaaataaaataataccttTGACGAATCGTTAAATTAGTAATGCAATTAAGTGCATTAGAATATAGAAGATTGATTCGCGATAGGAATCGACGAGCGTTGTTTGGATCGAAACGAAACATACGATTAAGATAGATCTTAAAAGTGAcctataaaaaagagagatgattAAGAAATCATAGATCCGTCACGAATGAATCTTGATatcattgttaaaaattattacccGATAATGATcgtgatatatgatataatcgatattatttcacGTGGCGTGTACTTTTATAAAGAGTCAACAATATATCTAAAAGGTATTATGATTTTATCAGATTCGCAAATGAAACGCTCGAGTTCTtggaagaaacgaagataaaaagtgATGATTTCTCGCCGGCGAAAAATTGATGAATCTACAAGCAGTATTTGTTCGAAGTGCGATTACAACTGTACGTTTCGTTATGTTTACGAGAGATTCGTTAAGAAGAAAGTAATCATTTCTGAAAATGATCGtttgatcgaatatttttgttgaaaGTATTTCGGACTCTTATCCgaatatagattattttttttttaatatacatccGATGCGTGTTTTTGcggaaaagataaattaattcgtCGCGAGGAAAGTTGATTTCTTTCTaggtaaagaaataaaataagtaagcCGTATGTACGGACTCGAAGTAGTAGCATTGGATTACCGTGCGTGACCAAGGGAACACCTCGTTTGCACGCATCAGGTTTCAACcggtaatgaaattattttcctttccccAAAGGAATTGACATTTTGACTTCTCCGATAGTCAGTACGTCGTACAATGTCCATCGAGAAAGAATCTTCCTCGACGTAAGTGCAATCACGATCTTTCTTCTAACATTCTTGACGTTCTTTCGTTACGCTTCAATTCGACATatgtttgtaaattattactgattatcgtcgttcgatctaaaattaatttcactaaGTTCATCGAGATCAAGGTCGATATCACGTTTTacaactttttataaatttatcgcggACGTATATATCATACGTAATCGGAGTCTGCGCACTGCGAATAAATCAAGTATCGAGTCCGTCAACAGAAATTAACGGTTCGCTCAAAACATATTTTTCCCTATTCTTTTTAGTAACAACGTTCGTACTTTTTATAATCGGCATGAGACGCTCGTATCGTATAAGTAATCCTAGTTTTATCTCGTCGTGCGTTCTCTTTTCGAATTAAATGACAAACCGATCTCGAAGTATCACGAAACTAGGTCAATTGTCTAAACTTTTTCATAACGAGATTTgtgaaatcatatatatatatatatatatatattatttttgttgttcgTATACCTAcatgaaaatgaataatcgTTGAAGTAACTCTTCGTAAGACTATCGACGGAATTTCTTGAATTTTCAATCGACGTAACGCTACTCCGAAAAGAAAGCGAAGATAAGTCATCGTAGGTTGTCGACGGTTGTCAATTTTATCGACGTTTTACGTTTTGAgctgaaaagaaattaaatatttctttcaggAGAGGACAGGAAAGCTTGACAGGGATGGATCTTCTAAGTCTGACATTTCGAGCTCTGGATATGACAGACTcggaaacgaaacgagatgATTTTCTGAGCGTTACCAGAGAGCAAACTTACGAAACAACTTCTAACGTTACGTCGAAGGAAAAAGCGAGgaaatcgaaacgaaacgaggaaGGATCGAGATTCGGTGAACTTAGATGCATTAGTATGGATGAAGTAGCCTGGCACGATACGCCGAATAATTGTTGGGTTATAATTTACGATTACGTTTACGATTGTACCGAGCTATTGAAGACTCATCCGGGTGGACAAGACGTTCTTCTTGAATACGCTGGAAGGGATGCCACCCTTAGTTTCATTGGCGCTGGACATTCGAAATTCGCGCAAGATATTCTCAAAGAATATCTCATCGGTGAACTTCCACTTAAACAGAGAATCTTTCGTGTACCCGATGGCGTCAAAGTTGTTGGactttaaattattatgatttaattattaatttcgtcgatttcgttcgttatgacgattctttttcgcttgctttttttatttttattttatttctttttttatacgaatgtTCCTACAAACACaagtatcttatttattttccaacttcgtcttaatttttttttgagacTGCTAAAGGTCGCgtactgaaagaaaaaagggatcgAAAGAGATTTGGTCGAATATGTACGACACGGATTAATTAAGTCATGATAAAAGTTATGATCGTGACATCTTATGTTTTATTGTATCGTCTCGATAAATAGCGAGACAAATAACTGTTGTAGTTTCTCCATTGCATCTCCAAAGGATTACgaactttgaaaaaattaccgatattttgtttctttttttaatttattaaagctGTCCAAAAGAAACTATTTTCAGCGTTCACGGAAGATTCGCATTCGATGAACGATAATCTGATTTGATTACTGTCGAACGTATGCCTTTAATAACTTATGAATCTTATTATCTTATCGAATATTCTTCCTTTCAAACGTTCATGATATTTGTTGTTTATGATTAAACCGGGGAAATCACTtgattctgttttttttttttttttactgcagTTGaactttttttcgataatgtatatattgctATAAAGTTCAAGACTTATCGCAAGTTTTTATGTTAGATAAGTTCGTtacgaaatgaaaattcatttcttcttgCGATTTCATTGATCATTCGCATTAATCATTCTTATTAAATGCAATTACGTACTTTTATGTAGTCATATTATGTACTTATTTTATGTACTTATTTTACgtactaatttattttttcgctAACGCTACAGCCTCAAATCAATCATATCGATTTTACGTTGTAAATTGTAACTAGAATATTTCTTACGTGTAACGCAAGATAATCACTGCCgcttaaaaaagatattaatgaaataaaaatatacacttAACCCTTATCTCTGCACGTCTGTTTCTCAAGGCTAACATAGTCGGTCAAACAATCCTTGAAATTCTAATAGAACGACTTATCTTGTAATATCCaacgatttcttttcaacTGCAATAACTATGTTGCAAGAGGTGTGTTTATGGTGTTTATGATTGGACACCACCTTTGTTGGTTAGCTATtggtttttatttcgttactACTTCCATCAGGAATATATTCTATAACAATCCGATTTAGGATAGTCGGATGAAAACACGAAGATTCGAtgtattaaaacgaaaaaacaagACAGTCGATCTTCACATcggtatattatatttcttggTCCTCTAAACATTCATAATATACAGAACATACAGTATGGATCGTAATAGCAATATAGTTCGATTTCTTGTTAGCACATtatgttttgttcttttttttttttttctttaactcgGCAGataactatttttaatttagctTTCGTTTACTTACGACGTTTAGttcgttttgtttattttttattgtttttctcttataagTGGAgtgggttttttttttactttaacatTTAAATGTGAAATCGCAGacattaaattttctattaacgCACGATAACTGATTCTAAATATATGGTTTCCTTGTCCATTCGAAAAATCctataagaaacgaaagatattatttatcatacaaaaatataagttTTTTGTGTAGATTTCTCTCCTCGTGCACTGATAGAAATTGAAACAAGTTTTatcaaactttctttctttttttttgttcaatcgtttcaattttttcttttttgtaataaagtTAAGTCTCACTGATATTTAATGTACAATCGacgaaaaatgattttatttaaagtttCGAAATGCGAATTATAGACTTAATAGAGATAATGAGataacttaaataaaaatcggaTTATTTTGACGCTTAATTTATCGTTATACATACAAGAATATCTAAAGTCCATATCTCTATCCGTTTTTCGCTTTCtccgaaaatattttacactATGTTTCTACTTTTATCGATATCGTTAATCTACTAGTGATAATTGTTTCGTAAATACTTcattttcgttcgaacgtgtcgtattattttaaattaattcaaacgcaattaaaatctttcgtttttcatgctttttcaaaatatataatttgtacgaAGAGAAATtgttacgaagaaaaagaagatctaTGTAAATACTTTcgtctctatttttctatcaaattaattttttctttactttgttATAGCTCGATCGAGAGACGATATGCGTTTATCGTTGagaacatttataataaattgacaATTGTGAAGCTTCAAACAAATACTTTCATTTCAAAcgtcattcttttctctttctccctttctcctttttcaatGTTTAAATGTGTACACATGATGATCTTAGCTCAGAGAtagtaatttttcttattgacTCATTTAACTACTGCAAATTGCTTAATaagttgtatataaatattggaaTGATCTACAGAGAACGCGATTTTGATGCTCATTAATGCTATTATATCGAAAGTTATTAAATTCCAGTCGTTTAGCATGGATATTTTCCTCCGACATCGAAACTCAGAGATAattgaaattgttatttttacgAACGTATTATTGCCGGCGATTTTATAAACGTTAAGTACatcttcattaaaaaataaataaaatgtaaaatacaaatataataatcgctTAGTAATCACACAAATTAACGATCAGTCGTTGTcgtaaatttgataaatatacgCAATTAAAGTTGAATATGAAACAGATTACCTTTTTGAGTAAATCAAGATAGGGGAAAGAACGCTCAAAGGAAATAGCTCACTTTTCTTTATGTAACATTCTTTGAATGGTAACTTGCTATTGATGTTATTAGTTCGTATTTTAATGTGAAGTTATGTTTATAAAGGATATAAGAAAGCTGTATTAGGAAGTAATCGTAaatcaatgaaagaaaagcTTTCCGAATAATCACAAACGtcagtaaaattaattaaaaatatttcacgcgTTTATCtacttaatatatacaaaatacatcATTCGTGATGATTTTACCTTGAAGTATTTTgcgagaaattaatttatttgtcgTAAAATTGACGcataaaacgtatatacacgtatacctatattactatatttatacgttttattttccaaTAGATGTGGACGTCGTGAATAAtgcgattataataattatattcacaGTAATCGAGAGAATGATTCATTTACACGATGTTCATCATCCAACATTAGcgattattgttaattattatttattgattaatgatttgttattttcttttttgtttttgatcgTAAAGCAtgcattttttctattatatttattataattgtttctttcaatgtaatatatttttgaataagtATTACTCGAATAATACGGCTATACGTCGATATacagtaattttttttttcggtaaCCGAAACATCAACTTTCATAGTTAAAAGTCAAAGCTTCTAAAACTTAAAGAGGAGACTTAAAAACTTTTAGAACTTTTGCGCTCTTGGCAGttctggtttttttttttttcataaataaataaaaagaaagtctcAACACGAGCAAATATCTCCGATCTTAATGTTTTcctaaaataaatgaaaataataataaataaatgttttaaataaaagttgCTAAAGATAAACGTAATACGTGTTGCAgttatttcatagaaaatacTGTTATTAAGATAGggaaatcataataattttttttaataaaaatcaacgtTTTAAGCTTAACGAAAGTTGTATAGAATATCGACATTTCAACGAGTTATGGTGCATTGAAGTTTAGCAAACAATGCAATCGCGATAATGTAAACATCTGATATCCGATGAATtcatcaattaatttatatatgcattcatttattcatttatgttCATACATTTTCTCAGGTGTATTTTAAGAATTGGAACGTCATAAAGAGCATTATATCGCGATTACACAGTTTGTTAAAGCACCTTTTCAAGGCACCgtaattcaatgaaatatcgatgaaagGTTACACTGAAGATACTCGTTCGATTCTTatcaatattctttataacttttgttttatcgatttctatttaaaacaaattatcaTGTCTTTCGTATTTTGATAATAGCAACCCTCTGTGACATATAATACCATTTagcaatttatatttaaaacattattaaatatttgcacATTTCGTTTAAAACGAAACTGTATTTGATCctgcataaataaataaataaataaataaatatatatatgtatctatgtatgtatatgtatactcaTGTACTGAATATTGAAATTCTCttggatttattattattgttattattattattattattctgtattattattatcatcgtcattacAAACATCGTCTCACGCTTTTTATGATGTTACGGGTTGCGACCAACtcagatattattttataattgctATAGTTCCTCTAACTATGGAAATGAGCAAAACGGTAAAATCAAACCAATGTATTTTGATACGAGTATTCATAGTAAAGTATTGAGGAGAATCGCGAGGAGGGCAATGTTCAGTAGCGATgcaagtaaaaacaaaaatgctTGTTTCTGTTAGCGGGGACAAACGCGCTCGAGGGCATTCAGCTAGCCACGAGAATTTTCGTTAATAAGCATTTTTCAACACTGACAcagttttcaataaaattgctccgtttaaatataatttttccatGCATCAACtccaaaatttaatataaacttaaaataaattaataaattttccaaacaatttttcatattatttttaatatttaatataattgtaatattttttgcgAGCTTTAAGAAAGATACTTTGAGTcatattaaagaagaataatgcGCTATAATATCTCGTTTCTCGTTGCTCTTCTCTCGACTATAAACATTCATCGTATTGCACTGCTAACTTTATAATTTTCCTATCTACTCTCCATTCTCTTCATCGCTTTACTATAATCTCGTATTATTGCTGTTCTCTTCAGTATAATGACTTTTTGGATGTTAGTTGAATGTTTCTCTGCGACTCTAATGTTTTAAGATCGTTTGTGTGTATTTAATGATCTATTTCTTAGATGTTGTTCTTGTGTGGCATTTATGTCGTTTGCAAAGTCTATCAAAtaggttctctctcttttttttttttattattaattaatgtgaTGTCCGgcctattatttattattatactgtTGTAGCTTTATGAATTGTCCTGTTTCGGTATAGTttgtatttttcgttttcaagtATATGTTCAAGTTTGCATTTATAATATGATAGTTTGTGtacgtttttataaattgatattttagaGCTAGttcttgattattattattattattattattattattattttaatattattattgttaatattattattactattattattattattattattattattattattattattattattattattattattattattattactgctgctgctataattctttttcttattcttattcttattatcattgtaattaaaattataatattcgtgtatttgtatttatccGGTAATAAGTTTGgctcttttaaaaataattcacgcACATCGTCTCATGAAATAGAGCTGTTTTACTTAGTGTGCGTTTAGACATGACATGACTAATCGTAATAATCGAATCTCGAAACGGtattatctatagatatacTTTTCGATAATATACTTGAAGCAttgtatatacttttaatgatttatacatatttattaattttcgtgAATGTATTCGAAGGTGTCATCAATATCGTAGaagcaaaaggaagaaagtcaaatttaataaacgtCATGCGTGTGACGAATCGAAAAATCAGAttagaaaagtaattaatttaagttagtttttcttatatacgatatgataaaaaagtaatatctaattattatacttattaaaattaatggtATTTAAAAACGTTAAAGAATTATGAGCATTGTAcgaatctataatattttacaatttttcattattaaccaattaaaacgtaaaatttataaatatttacacatGTATTAGATTAAATTAGGTAGGCTctaaatatatcgaagaataacaaaaatttgatatcGATCGTGAAATCGCAGGGTgagattagattagatttttaattttaattcttacCAATTATGTTTTAATTGATTCGTCATCTAAATACCAGATTCTACGAAAGTaagatcattatttttactattttt harbors:
- the LOC127062892 gene encoding uncharacterized protein LOC127062892 isoform X1, which encodes MSIEKESSSTRGQESLTGMDLLSLTFRALDMTDSETKRDDFLSVTREQTYETTSNVTSKEKARKSKRNEEGSRFGELRCISMDEVAWHDTPNNCWVIIYDYVYDCTELLKTHPGGQDVLLEYAGRDATLSFIGAGHSKFAQDILKEYLIGELPLKQRIFRVPDGVKVVGL
- the LOC127062892 gene encoding cytochrome b5-like isoform X2 — encoded protein: MDLLSLTFRALDMTDSETKRDDFLSVTREQTYETTSNVTSKEKARKSKRNEEGSRFGELRCISMDEVAWHDTPNNCWVIIYDYVYDCTELLKTHPGGQDVLLEYAGRDATLSFIGAGHSKFAQDILKEYLIGELPLKQRIFRVPDGVKVVGL